One window of the Populus nigra chromosome 4, ddPopNigr1.1, whole genome shotgun sequence genome contains the following:
- the LOC133690534 gene encoding WD-40 repeat-containing protein MSI1-like — protein MGKDEEEMRGEIEERLINEEYKIWKKNTPFLYDLVITHALEWPSLTVEWLPDRDEPPGKDYSVQKMILGTHTSENEPNYLMLAQVQLPLDDAENDARHYDDDRSDFGGFGAANGKVQIIQQINHDGEVNRARYMPQNPFMIATKTVSAEVYVFDYSKHPSKPPLDGACTPDLRLRGHNTEGYGLSWSKFKEGYLLSGSDDAQICLWDINATPKNKSLDATQIFKVHEGVVEDVAWHLRHEHLFGSVGDDQYLLIWDLRTPSVTKPVHSVVAHQSEVNCLAFNPFNEWIVATGSTDKTVKLFDIRKINTALHTFNCHKEEVFQVGWNPKNETILASCCLGRRLMIWDLSRIDIEQTPEDAEDGPPELLFIHGGHTSKISDFSWNPCDDWVIASVAEDNILQIWQMAENIYHDEDDIPADESAKDS, from the exons ATGGGAAAAGACGAAGAGGAAATGAGGGGAGAGATAGAGGAACGATTGATAAACGAAGAGTACAagatatggaaaaagaacaCTCCTTTCCTCTACGATCTTGTCATCACTCATGCCCTCGAATGGCCTTCTCTCACCGTCGAATGGCTTCCAGACCGTGATGAGCCCCCTGGCAAGGACTACTCCGTCCAAAAGATGATTCTTGGTACCCACACCTCCGAAAACGAGCCTAACTATCTTATGCTCGCCCAGGTCCAGCTTCCTCTCGATGATGCCGAGAACGACGCCCGCCACTACGACGACGACCGCTCCGATTTTGGTGGCTTTGGCGCCGCCAATGGCAAG gtgCAAATAATTCAGCAAATAAATCATGATGGGGAGGTGAATAGGGCACGGTATATGCCACAAAACCCATTTATGATAGCTACCAAGACTGTTAGTGCTGAGGTTTATGTCTTTGACTATAGCAAGCACCCATCTAAGCCTCCTCTTGATGGTGCATGCACCCCtgatttgagattgaggggtcaCAACACTGAAGGCTATGGTTTGTCTTGGAGTAAGTTTAAAGAAGGTTATTTGCTTAGTGGTTCTGATGATGCCCAGATTTGCCTGTGGGACATTAATGCCACTCCCAAGAACAAGTCCCTTGATGCTACGCAAATCTTTAAG GTTCATGAAGGTGTTGTAGAAGATGTAGCATGGCATTTGAGACATGAACACTTGTTTGGTTCTGTTGGGGATGATCAATACCTGCTTATATGGGATCTCCGAACTCCGTCTGTGACCAAGCCTGTCCATTCTGTTGTTGCTCACCAGAGTGAG GTTAACTGCTTGGCTTTTAATCCTTTTAATGAATGGATTGTTGCCACGGGATCTACTGATAAGACTGTCAAGTTATTTGACATACGGAAGATCAATACTGCACTTCACACCTTTAACTGTCACAA GGAGGAGGTTTTCCAAGTCGGATGGAATCCCAAGAATGAGACTATCTTAGCTTCTTGTTGCCTTGGAAGAAGGCTCATGATCTGGGATCTTAGCAG GATTGATATTGAGCAGACACCTGAGGATGCTGAAGATGGCCCACCAGAATTGCTTTTCATTCATGGTGGTCACACGAGTAAAATATCAGATTTTTCGTGGAACCCATGTGATGATTGGGTTATTGCTAGTGTAGCTGAAGATAACATTCTTCAAATATGGCAGATGGCAGAGAATATCTACCATGATGAAGATGATATACCAGCAGATGAATCTGCGAAAGATTCCTAG